The Solanum lycopersicum chromosome 9, SLM_r2.1 genome window below encodes:
- the LOC138338257 gene encoding uncharacterized protein — translation MVSEQLPFDFNSPFYLHPSENAASTLLPVVFDGTSYRSWKRAVLRALSVKNKTGFINGKIVKPSFTDPLFMQWERCDDMVTSWILNSLSPELRDSLQYVNNAKELWEELEDRYDQTNGCKLYQLQKELNDLVQGTLDVTGYYTKMKKLWEEMSTIDVNSQCSCVCTCGGKVKMHKAEQDRRLIHFLMGLNEVYTAVRGNILMMSILPTMAQAFAILSQEEKQRKMKPINHMVLESTSLNASVSSQNNATNNATNSSSYRGNTNRGNGNYNSIAYNNNNAFRGSSNTGNRSNMFCEYCK, via the exons atggtatcagagcag CTTCCATTTG ATTTCAATAGTCCTTTCTATCTACATCCATCTGAGAATGCTGCTTCTACTTTGCTTCCTGTGGTGTTTGATGGAACTAGCTATAGATCATGGAAACGAGCAGTTCTTAGAGCCTTGTCTGTCAAGAACAAAACTGGATTCATTAACGGCAAGATAGTGAAGCCAAGCTTTACAGATCCTTTATTCATGCAGTGGGAAAGATGTGATGATATGGTGACATCTTGGATCCTAAATTCCCTCTCCCCAGAGTTGCGAGATAGTCTACAGTATGTGAATAATGCTAAGGAATTGTGGGAGGAATTGGAGGATCGATATGATCAGACTAATGGATGCAAATTGTATCAATTGCAGAAGGAACTAAATGATTTGGTACAAGGTACTTTAGATGTCACTGGTTACtatacaaaaatgaagaaacTATGGGAGGAGATGAGTACAATTGATGTGAACTCACAGTGTAGCTGTGTGTGTACTTGTGGAGGAAAGGTGAAAATGCATAAGGCTGAGCAAGATAGAAGGCTCATACACTTTCTAATGGGGCTAAATGAAGTGTACACTGCTGTGCGAGGGAACATTCTTATGATGTCCATTTTGCCTACAATGGCACAAGCATTTGCTATTCTATCACAGGAAGAAAAGCAAAGGAAAATGAAGCCTATAAACCATATGGTTTTGGAGTCTACCTCACTGAATGCCTCTGTGTCATCTCAAAATAATGCAACTAATAATGCAACTAATTCTAGTTCTTACAGAGGGAATACAAATAGGGGGAATGGGAACTATAACAGCATTgcttacaacaacaataatgcTTTTAGAGGGAGTTCTAATACTGGAAATAGATCAAACATGTTTTGTGAATATTGCAAATGA
- the LOC101254417 gene encoding UDP-glycosyltransferase 73C3-like: protein MASSSSSSLCKELHFLLIPLMSQSHIIPIIDFAKLLALHRVKISIITTPLNAQKYKSIVTHALKSNLNIQLIPIHFPTQEFGLPQGCENMDSLNSLEMFQNFLLASEMMQEPLEKLIQDHMEPKPSCIISTSPLTWTQQLANKFNIPRYIFQTISCFTLYCSHMLNETNTQDTLVLDDDTFLIPNIPHKIEFTKAQLPQSTQDMKSLVDKMKKFQDLARGTLINTFEELEPWYVESYKKVVNKVFCVGPVSLCNKGMDEMVDRGNKGSIDDEHDDCLNWLDSMKPKSVIYACFGSLCHISLLQMKEIGLGLESSNVPFIWIIRGLNFTLEVEKWLRDENFEDRVRGRGMIIRGWAPQVLILSHPSVGGFLTHCGWNSALEGISRGVPMTTFPMFAEQFYNEKFIVNILKTGVGVGVEVSTTSWNEEKSGVLVSKDEVKRAINQLMDQGLEGEERRKIAKDLSHISKKAIQEEGSSYLNIKLLIEDVMHVLKNKEEIE, encoded by the coding sequence atggcttcttcttcttcttcttccctatGTAAAGAGCTTCATTTTCTATTGATACCTTTAATGTCACAAAGTCATATTATACCAATAATAGACTTTGCTAAATTACTAGCCCTACATAGAGTCAAAATATCAATCATCACAACACCTCTCAATGCCCAAAAATACAAATCTATAGTCACACATGCCCTAAAATCCAATCTAAATATTCAACTAATACCTATTCATTTTCCAACCCAAGAATTTGGATTGCCTCAAGGATGTGAAAATATGGACTCACTTAATTCACTAGAAATGTTTCAAAATTTCCTTTTGGCTAGTGAAATGATGCAAGAACCACTAGAGAAATTGATTCAAGATCATATGGAACCAAAGCCAAGTTGTATCATTTCTACTAGTCCTCTCACTTGGACTCAACAACTTGCTAATAAGTTCAACATTCCTAGGTATATATTTCAAACTATTTCTTGTTTCACCCTCTATTGTTCTCATATGTTAAATGAAACAAACACACAAGACACCCTTGTGTTGGATGATGATACATTCTTGATACCTAATATACCACACAAGATTGAGTTTACAAAGGCTCAATTGCCTCAATCTACTCAAGATATGAAGAGTCTTGTTGACAAAATGAAGAAGTTTCAAGATTTGGCTAGAGGTACTTTGATTAATACTTTTGAGGAGTTGGAACCTTGGTATGTTGAGTCATACAAGAAAGTTGTGAACAAAGTGTTTTGTGTTGGTCCAGTATCATTATGTAATAAAGGAATGGATGAAATGGTTGATAGAGGCAACAAGGGTTCAATTGATGATGAACATGATGATTGTTTGAATTGGCTTGATTCTATGAAGCCAAAATCAGTCATTTATGCTTGTTTTGGTAGCCTTTGTCACATTTCATTATTGCAAATGAAGGAAATTGGATTAGGGTTAGAGTCATCAAATGTACCTTTCATTTGGATAATTAGAGGGCTAAACTTTACATTAGAAGTTGAAAAATGGCTAAgagatgaaaattttgaagataGGGTTAGAGGAAGAGGGATGATTATTAGAGGTTGGGCCCCACAAGTCCTAATATTATCTCATCCTTCCGTCGGAGGATTCTTAACACACTGTGGATGGAACTCAGCACTAGAAGGGATCTCTCGTGGCGTGCCAATGACTACTTTTCCTATGTTTGCCGAACAATTTTACAATGAGAAGTTTATCGTAAATATCTTGAAGACTGGAGTTGGAGTTGGTGTTGAAGTGAGTACTACCTCTTGGAATGAAGAGAAGAGTGGAGTATTGGTTAGCAAAGATGAAGTCAAAAGAGCAATAAATCAATTAATGGATCAAGGATTAGAGggtgaagaaagaagaaaaatagcaAAGGATTTGTCACATATTTCAAAGAAGGCTATACAAGAAGAAGGTTCTTCATACTTGAATATCAAATTATTGATTGAAGATGTCATGCATGTACtcaaaaataaagaggaaattGAATAG